In Cyclopterus lumpus isolate fCycLum1 chromosome 2, fCycLum1.pri, whole genome shotgun sequence, the genomic stretch CCTGAATCAGTATGAATGTAAagaagttcagacaggaagttcaTGCAGGCGGCTGATATGTAAGAGGTCAAGGAGGTCAAGGTGACGCCTAATAAACTAGTCCTGAAAAAAAGGCCCTGCTTACGTCACTGATGATGCGTTCAAGAGCACTGGGGAAATACTTTATACTCTCTGCAATATCTATTTGTATGTTTACTGTAGGTTCTGAATCAAATTTAGCCATCTTACACTTTTCttcaaataaaaccaaacacaTATATGTTTTTAGTATTTAATTATTATGGCTTTGCATTTATTTAACTAATTGAAAAgcctacattaaaaaaaagaggataaaTCCCAGAATCACTCAAGCTATGatgatgaatatgaatacaCCGATAATTACAGGAATAAAAGGCATCTCTGTAGAGAGTTTGTCGTCTTCATCCGCTTGAATATTATAGAGAAAAGACCAAATCTGTGAGTGCGTTGTCcacaatataatgtaataattacatTGTTTGCATTACAATTGTTTCTTCTGGTGCAacgaaagaaaacaagaagaaatgAGGCAAACACACTGGGAAATAACCATAAAACGGTGATACTCAGATACTCATATCCCTACTTTGCAACCGCACGTGACTAATAACGTAATAAATGAGTGACCTGGAGTCACATTGGTGCACAGAGTCTATCTCTATGTGATTAGAGGAAATGAATGAGCACTTTGATGACTCAAGAACGTGTGGGAGGTTGTacaatgatttaaaaatgttaaaattacTATGACGTGAGACCAAAAACGTATGAACGATTACTTTATTGTTCCCAAGAGGGGAAATGATCAATGCACCCAGAGACACATAAAAACATCCAAGAAATGCAACCATCAACCCGGTAGTGCAACTTATGTTGCAggccacattttaaaaaacaaaacccggCTCGGTTGTTCACGTGCTCCGTCTCGAAAAGCCGGACGAGTAGTGGATGAAGACCGTGAAGCCCCACAAAGCGGTCAAGACCGTAACCAGGACGAGAGAAACCTTCTGGTTCCAGAGGCTGTGGTCCAACTTCTGCTCCAGGCGACTGCAGCTGTCCGTCACGTGCAGGAGCTGGAGGGGAGTTATCGGGACGTTAGAGGGGAACGTCGCTGAACACACAACGACAACACAAAGCTGGGCATCGAACGCGCGACTAACCGAGGCGTGAATCCTTTGAAGGTCGATGCCGGTGTTGTAGTTCTTGGTCGTCAGCCTGAGGTCGGGCTTCGCGTCCTGCAGTCTGAAAAGCAACAACACGTGCATGATTGACATATTGTATAGAATAAGCATTCACATGCATCATCatcttttgctgttgttttaaaCCAATCTGACCTTTGCCCCGAAGGCGTCTCCTCCCAGAACTGGACCAGGTCCTGGTTGCCACGAGTGGTACTGCTGGGCTCCATTTTCAGGGCTGACGGGCtttgacacaaataaaaaaaaatgtgacttttaaatgtgcaataGGAGTGTGTCAACAAGTCGAACGCCGTCAGGGGGCCGAGAGACGGAAGTGAGACAGGGATCTCCACGTCGGTCCCAGCTGCTGGTCTGGTGTGGAGCCGAGGTCCCCCTCCTGAGACCACTCACAGAATAAACTGGAGTCAACCGGTCAGAGACTTTGTTACCGGCACAATCAGATTAGATTTCATCTCCGCCGCCTACAGCACTGTGTTGAATAATTTAATCAAGCGGCACTCCGCCCACTTACCTGAGTGCTATTTGTGTACTTGTATTTGCCCTAATTTGTTgcattcatcattttaattgtgaAGTACTTTAAGCTACATGTTCTGTATGAAAAGTGCTCTATACATGAATATGTTATTATTGTCTGAGTATGTATCTTTAGTTTCGCTGTGAATGAAAGAAGAAAGTACAACCTTCATATGAGGTCGTTGTTTACACGGACAATAATGaaatagataaatataaaatgcGTTCACCGCGACGCACTGAACTATAACTTAGACAGCAAACTAAGGATATATACTTCAGATTATCCGTGTTCTGGAGAAGAGAAAGTACGTATTCTATTGTGGGAACACATCCATTCAAAACTCAGaggaggaaaatgtgttttgaaaaagGCACATCTGTCTTTTTGCATTTCCTCTGAAAAGCTTTGAAGCCTCAAGCCGAAGCATGACCTAGATATACAGTCAAGCCCGTCTCGCAGCACTCAGACGCTCTTACAACCCCCTTACAACCCCCTTCCTCGAGTATCACAATTGCCTTGCTCGCAGAATGTTGTATTTAATTCAAGAGATGAAAccagaaatataaatatctgGTTTCTTTTTTGCAAATCTTGGCCTACTTGAAATTTCAAGCAAGGTGCAATACAGAAAAAAAGCCTAAAACAAAAGAGTAAAAAGTGAATCCAAATCAGAAAATGAACCACATTTAGACAGAGATTTGGATAAAGAGacattttgacctttgaccctcgtGTTACGTCATACACGTCCATGCCTGCTACCTTAGAACACACCATAAATCAgattaaaaaggacaataagacATTTCTACTCATTTATTCCACCTTTATAACGACGCAGGTTTCACTCTTTCAAGCTATTTCGCAGCTTGTCCAGTATGTGACTCTTTTGCATGCGTGCAAAGTGTCCACTAGGTGGCGCCACTTAGCCGGAGTTTATTCTCGCTGTGGCTCAAAGGCTGCTGGGAAATCGCCGTTTCAGGAAGCAACCAAGTTGAACTCAAGCAGGTAAATGTTTGCGTCCagcatgtacatatatatgttatatatatgtatagtaacTGTAAATGTAATCGCACGGCGCCTCTGGTGGTGCCTGGCGTCCATCTTTGTTTTAAAGTCGCATTTTAACAAACCGGAAGTAGATATTGTTCCATGTGACTCTTCGTGCGCTGTGTGTTGTTAATAGTTATCCGTTATCCTTCAGAACTGGCAGGTTTGCGGGTGGATTAACGTGAGAAACGGTTAACGGGAAGATTCACGCAACTGCGGGCGTCTTCAATCATGGTAAGGCAGCCGAGAAGGTCCAATCTCACCGTGTTTACATCATTTAAGGTGTTTTCGGCATAGTTAAGTGTTTATATTCCATAATGACTGTAAATAAAACCCATTTAATGCAGcacattaaataatattttgttttttgttaactACAAGTTATGCCCAGTTCTTCTAAATTAAACCAGCTGATTTTTCATGAAAACACTGAAACTAAGCACATCTGTATGTATCTGTCTCATCTGCAGGAGGACATGAGCACCGTGATGTCCTGGTTCTCCAGCCCCGTGTACAGCCGCTACTGGCAGCACTACCAGCAGGCCATGGCCTGGCACCTGAGACACCGGCGGGCCTACAGCAAGGCCTTGGAGGCGGGCCGCGGCCACACCTACGGCCAGGAGCAGCGCTACGCGGACTGGAACGcaggggaggaggacgaggaggacgaagacggagaggacgaggagagcaGCTCGGACAGTGAGATCGAGTGTGACATCAGCAACATGGAGATCACCGAGGAGCTTCGCCAGTACTTCGCCCAGACggagaaacacaaagaggagcTGAGTAAGAGGACAAGATTCTTACAAGAGTCCCCaaacctcctccatctccaccagtGTGTCGAGGAAATGAGCTTTTCTTAGGGAAGCTGACTTGCACTGCCCGCTTTGCGTCtggataaaataataataaaatactctCGTTTTCTCGTCTTtgcagagaagcagcagcagttggAGGCCGAGCAGCACGACCGCTACGTGCCGGCCGACCAGGACCTTCGCGGCGTCTCCTGGCAAAGcggcgcggcggcggcggcgcctCCCTCAAACCGACCCGGCGAGAGACGCGGCGCGGAGATGAAGAAGCTGTACGGCAAAGACGCGACCAAGATCCTGGCCATGGAGGCGGCGATGCAGCTCAATTTCGACCGAAAGTGTGACCTCAAACAGCCCAAGTACTGGCCCGTCATCCCACTGAAACTGTGACGGCTGCAAAGCGTCTGAAATAGGAGGAAATCCCTCATCTGATCTCTAATGGATTGCGGCCGCCGCTGATGTAGAACTAATGGTGTGGGTTAGCTGAGGGTTACGAGTTATTTTTTTGGGATGCTACACACAATGttggatgttttgttttttgtggatTTGCACGTTTACAGAAGGTATTTTTAACCGGAGCATCAAAGCATGCAGCGCGACCGTTTAGCCGCGACGCGCTACGTCGTCCTTCCATCATTGTTTGTCGGCTGAGGTCGAGAGGTGCAGAACCCGTAGGTGACGTGAACGTGCTCGGTTCCCCTTAATCGGTTCCTGTGTTCCCTCTGCAGCTCGGCGACGTTACATCCTGCAGTCGCTCCTCTTGTGCCTGTCGACTTAGTTTAACCACAAAAACATGTCCGGCCTCCTTCCTCTGTTTCCCGCATGGCTGCGTCTGATTATTCAACAAACACGAAGagtgatttgttgttgttgttgttgttgtttctaaacTGTGTCTCTCTGATTCTGACATTTCATCAGCTTCAAAGCCGTTGGTTTGGTTTCTCAGGAGGGACGTTGACTATTCTCTTTTATCTCGTGCTTCACcacccagcccccccccccctttttttaagaCTGAAGgatgtatattttaataaaataaagtgttttcttttttggattAAACCTGCTTTGTCAGTGGTGAtgtcttatttttctcttttgtaaTGGGAGTCTGGCTCTTGATTCATATTAATACCGCTTTTAGGCATTTAAGCACCCAAAGTGTTATTTGTTAAATTAGGTTTGTGTCCTCCAAAGTCCAACAGTCCTACCATCAATAGCTCTCGGGGGACAAATAAGGACTCTTGAAGGGATTAATGAAGCCTGATTCTGCCCCCCCCCAATAACGGGACGTCCAGTTGTTTGTATGCAGCCCCCCTCCAAACAACCTGTAGGCGACTTTTGTCTCGACAGAAGAGGAAgtggcttgttgttgttgttgttgtctcttgttctgCTTGCGTGATGCAGCGCGTGTTTGACTCTAATTTGCATGTCTGCTAATCAGTTCTAAGGGAAAGTGTTCACTTTCACGTCACTGATGTCCTTCAGGCTGTTTCTCTTTGCAGGAGCTCATCTATAACGTTTAGTTTTGgacatcgtgtgtgtgtgtgcgtgtgtgtgtgtgtgtgagtccctCTTTGTGTTGTTGGCTCCTTCAACAACTGCCAGCAGCAGAAAAGAAATCCCCTTTCATTCCTgtggatggaaaataaaatgcatgtattcttttgctgtgtgtgtgtgtgtgtgtgtgtgtttctgtacagAGCATTGGATCAACACTTTTAAATATTAGCCCAGGAGCTGATCATTTATTGCATACATTTCCCAGACTTTTATTGACGCTTGATAACTTTCTTTAAAATGTGAGTTTCACCTGAACATCAGACATTTGTCTTTTGGGATATCTCCAGCCAAACGTCACCTGTACAATGAGCTCGACTGTATCCTTCCCACTCAACTCCTCACGTGAGAGTTGATGCTGATTGGATTAAGAGGGAGTGATCCGCTGCCTCGCCGTGGATTAAACAGGCTGGACGAGGTGGAAACACGGATGACCACGGCTGACGCacatatctgtgtttttatataaGCTTTGTTCGATCACAGGATATCATTGGGAGAGATACATGAGAGTAAAGCAGGAGGAACATTTAGACAAAAGGTCCCCAATTAAAAGTGTTAACGCGTTGCCTCTTGGTTTTGTGTATTTATCACATGATTTATGTCTATTCTAAACGACAGGATGTTCACTCTGATGTGTTTCTGTACTCTTTAGTTTGAACCTCCGTGTCTAGGAAGTTCTCCTCCTGAAATGTACACGGTGTAATTAATCAAACCAGAGCAGGGGAAGGACGCACAAACCAAAGGTCGCACTCTTGACGTGTGTAGTAAACAGCATTACAAACAAGTGTCTGTTGACATCGACAACACCGGCTCCTCGTGCATGAAGGAGCCGAGTGGGACGAACCAAAAGCACCTCTGAAAGCTCAGGGGGGAGACGGGCGGTTCCAAGTGATCGCCACTGGTTTCCACTTTGTTGGCAGTCGTTCAGCGTTGAAACCAGTAGCACTCATGAGGCCTCCGATCCAACACAgacaacttctctctctctctctctttctcgttcACAACATCTGTTTCCAATAAGGCAGCCGGTGAGAAGTtgaggacagacaggatgtGGTCAGGTGACATGATTTACTGCGATGGGCAAACCGGAGCAACCTTCTCCCCCGAAACCGCTACTTTAGTCCCATCATCGTCAGCCTCATCATCCCAGTCTTTCATCTGCATCTGCTCCTCTCATTGTCTTCATCACTCTtctttccatcccctcctcctcctcctcctcggtgaATTCGCTCTTTGTGCTCGCTGCAGTTTTTCCTCTCGCTGGATATGTGAAAACTCGTCTCCTCTTGCATCCTCTTGCATCGCCGTGTGCCGCTGATCCGCAGGACGAATGCTGAAGGAAGCAGCCGTCAAGCAGGCGCACTTCAAAGGCTGCAGATATTAGAGGATTGTTTCATTCTGGAGGAATAAATGATCACTCGGCTgtaaaaagaaaggagaaagtgGAACGATTCGCTGACCTGATTAGAACTACAGTCATAATAACTGAATACAAGCCGTAATTATTGTCTTATTGAGGTTACAAGTTGCTGAAAGCTGCATATTTTTTAAGCTGAAACTTAAAAACGTTACTTTGTTGAATCCTAAACGTGGCTTCCAGTAGTTAAAAAAGCTGCAGAGTGCGTTATTTGATGACGTATATCTATTATAGAATACATGACATTTGCACACCGAATTAAGCAAATTATGTCTCTTTCAAGTTCACAGCTGCAGAGCACATTTTTAGCATTAACAATAATTAGTTGACATATGAGAGTCACACAGCTGCCGTGTCTCTGGGGCATTTTttcaaaaaacatctgaaagTGTTAAATTAACTGTTGATTTTGCAACGCCGAGAGTCAAATTTTGGGATTGGCTGCCCTGAGGACAAAGAAAGGGCATGCATGCAGCACGTGAAGTTATGGATGAGTGGAAAAGGCTCAGCAAGGCCGGGTCGACGACCCGACAGACGGCTGTAAGGTGAAAGGTCGTGGCAGTTCTTGGCATGGGGATTTTTGTAAAGGTCTTTTTTTAGTTTGAGTAGCacatatttgtgttgctgttgacGAGAGGCTGCAGAAGAGACTCTCATACACCCACCTCACAACCCCAATATTTGCTTTCATATTTAGTCTGCTagtcttcctcgtcctcctttttAATCTCAGCCCGACGGCGACTCGTGATGTGTCAGAATCGGTCGTCGTCGTAAAGGACCTGTTGCCACGGCGACGCACAAAGCTCCGAGGCGGGGCCGTCATCTCAAATCGAACTGTCATACATCTGATCACAGGAGCCCACGCGggcaaaatatgaatatatatattcacacacggGCATTCTCCCTCACATGCCCCTGCCGCTAAGGCACCCCCtggagtgatgatgatgatgatgatgatgatgatgatgatgatgatgatgatgatgacgatgacgaacCCACCCTGACTCACGGTGTGCCACTGCAGATGGAAGCAGCTCTTATTCCACATAACTGCTGGCGTGCGCTGCGGTTCAGTACAGTAGGTCACAGGTGCAACAGTTcctgagtcacatgacttctacaAACAGTCACGTGAAGCAGGCAGGCAGCCGGGGAgttgggtggtgtgtgtgtgtgtgtgtgtgtgtactgtgtgcaGTTGTTGGGATGACGATGACAACACAACATCCTGTGGAGCAGACTGTGGACCAAATCTGGGCCAGCGGGATTAGAGGCTCGTCGGATAAATTGCTGGACGAGG encodes the following:
- the gemin8 gene encoding gem-associated protein 8, translated to MEDMSTVMSWFSSPVYSRYWQHYQQAMAWHLRHRRAYSKALEAGRGHTYGQEQRYADWNAGEEDEEDEDGEDEESSSDSEIECDISNMEITEELRQYFAQTEKHKEELKKQQQLEAEQHDRYVPADQDLRGVSWQSGAAAAAPPSNRPGERRGAEMKKLYGKDATKILAMEAAMQLNFDRKCDLKQPKYWPVIPLKL